A region of the Candidatus Paceibacterota bacterium genome:
GATACTGGCATCCTGGGCGCGAAGTATCTCCTCAACGCTTTGCTGGAAAACGGGCGCGCCGATGTGGCCTACCGCCTGGCCAGCCAGAAGGACTTGCCGAGCTGGGGCTGGTGGATCGAGCAGGGCGCCACCACGCTTTGGGAGCAGTGGAACGGCAGCGAATCCCGCAACCACATCATGTTCGGCGACATCAGCGCCTGGTTCTACAAAGCGCTGGCCGGGATCAACCTCGATCCCGCGGCGCCGGCCTTCAAGCGCATCATCATCCGCCCCAACCCAGTCGGCGATTTGACGTCAGCCGAAGCCAGCTATGATTCGGTGCGCGGGCGCATCGCGAGCGATTGGATGATCAAGGATGGCCACTTCAACCTGACGGTTACCGTCCCCGCCAACACCACCGCCACTGTCGCCCTGCCCACTGGTAGTATGGCTTCGGTGTTAGAGAGTGGCAGGCCGGCAATCAAGGCCGAAGGCGTGAAGGGGTTCCGTGTGGAAGCCGGCTGCGCAGTGTTCGACGTCGGCTCCGGCACGTACCACTTCACCGCCCCGCTGTAACGGAGCGCCACTTGGCCATGTGGTTCAGGGGCTGCGCGCGCCCTTCCCCATGGCGTCCCAGCGGGACTTGGTGAAGCCCTGGACGCTGCCGTCGCACAAAGCCACGTTGCGGTGGATTGGGCAGACGGCGAGCACCATCTGGGGATGAGCATCGTTCACGTTCGTTCCCGTTTGCACCTGATAACTCACATTTCCGAGCTGCAGGCGCTCGAAATCGGGCGCTGGCTTCTTCCTGTCGGCCGGACAAACCAGAATCTTCGGCGTGCTCAGCTCCTTGGACATGACCTGGAAATGGAACGCCGCGTTCTGGTCAAAACCGTCGCTTCCCGGCCGGCATAATTCCAGAGTGCCCCCTTGGTTGGTGCTGACGTTGAAGGGGAAGCTATCGTCATGATCAATTGCCCACATGCGAAACGCGAAGCCGATCTGTTTCATGTTATTGGTGCAATCGATCCTCTGGGCCTTGTCCTTGGCCCGGCTCAAGGCCGGCAGCAGCATCGCGGGCAAAATGACCAGGGTGGCCAGCAGGCTGACATAGCCCATGATCAGGCCTGCCAGAGCGAAACCAGCGCCACCATACTGCCCGGGCAATCGCTGCGCCCGGCCGCGCGCCAAATGACCGCAAATGATGGCGGGAATACCCGCCAGGAAGCCGAAGCAGACCAGCGACAACAGCCCCAGGACGAAGCTCGTAATCGCCAAGCCGCTTTGTTGGCTGGGTGCCTGCCCTGCCGGCAAGGTTGGCGGTGCGGCGCCAGCCCCGGAAGTCAAGCCAAGCTCCGAAAAATCCGCCGCTTGCTTCCATTCCGCAGCACCGGCCTCTTGCACGCGCGTCTGGGCATTTACCCGTCCCTCGGCAATCCACCGGCGCATCTGTTCGAGGCTGATGGGGCCGTATTCTTTGCCGTCCGATCCGATGATCTTGTACATGGCTCGCCCTTTCTGTGTGCGCCGCGGGCGCACAGGCTCGTCTTCCGGCGCGCCTTGGCGCTGCCCTTCGCAGGCCGTCGCAGGCAGCGCTTATCCTTCAACCGCGATTGGGCTCGCTAGAAAGTGAACATCACTTCCGCCCGCAGGAAGGACATCATCTTCTGGCTGATGTAAAAGTCGCCGGGGAACAGGAATTCGCTCCAGAGATGGCCCTTCATATGCCGGCTGAAGGTGTATTCCAGCATCCCTGACACGAAATGACCGCGGAAATTATTGTCGTTGTTGAACAATGGGGCGCCTCGGGTGGCCACGTTCCGGTCAGAGAACAACGCGTAATAACTGGTGCTGAATCTCAGGTTCTTAACTGGATACACCGTCCATGTGGGGCCGACGCGGTAAAGGTTTGCCTGCTGCCCGATCCGCGCCTCCGCCGCAGTGCTGTAAAGCCCGATCTCACTCCAGCGCGGCCACCGGCCCCACAGTGAGTCAAACATCTCATCGCGCTTCGTATCCGGGTCGTCACCGGATAACGCCTCAAACGACAGGTCTAACCGGTTCTGCATTTTATCTTTGAACAGGTAGCTTACCTTGCTATTGAATCCGTACGCCAGCAGGTCCCGGTAGGAGCTTGTCGGTGCAGGGAAGTTGATTCTCGTGTCCGACTTTCGGCCAATCTGGTAAGCGCCTTCCAGCCAGTATTGCCAGTGATCATCCAGCATTCCGTGGATCCGGCCGCCCATGGTGTATATATCCGCGTCGTCGCCCACGGTCGGGTAGTGGAGCGTAACCCTGTCGTCGTTCTTGTAAATGAAGTAAAGGGCCATATTCGCCGCCTTGATGGAGCTGTTAGCCACTTGCAGGATCGCGCCCTGCTCGCGTTGGTCGCCTTGGTTGAGATTCTGGTTGTTGATGGTCGGCAGCCACGCGTCGTCTTTCGGGTCTTGAACGATCCCCATCGCTTCAATCGTCGTTTTCTGCTCCTTGAGCTCGTACTTAAACCGCGCTGCATCGAAGTAATAGGTCCAGGAACCGTCACTGGGCGTGCCATCGCTCAATAACCACCCATCTCCCGCCAGCGAGTCCCGGCCCGGAATAACATCCTGCCGCCCGACTTTTATGGTGGCTGGCAAGCCCGCGATGTTCGCGTATTGGACCCACAGGTTGTCAATGATCCCCTCCCGCATGTCCAGTCCCTGACGACCGCTCATTGGCGTATACCCCGCCGGCTTCATCCACTCGCGAGGTTCCGCCGCCAGCCGCGCGGAAAAGCTAAGGTCTTCCAGCGGCGTAACGGTGGCCCAGAGACGCGCCCGGAACCGGAAATAATCCTGCTCGTGCAAAGGATTGTTTCTGCTCAACGTGAGCAGGTTGTCGAAATACTCGTTGCGGACCCGGAAATCGCCGCCCCAATTCAACCACGACGTCGGATTCTTTATGTCATGGATCGCTTGCTCGGTTGAACTGAGCGTCGGCGGGGCCGACTCCGGGGCTTTGGCAGTTGCCTGGGTGGTCTGGGCTGAGGCGACCCCCAGGGTCGCACCCAGAAACACAATGGTTAGTACTTGGGTTTTGGTTTTCATGTGTTGGATTAGCTGAGGGCGATTCCGCTCCCTGGAAAGCGGGTGCCGGCGCGTTCACTTGCTTTAAGGTTCTTGTTCACAATCAGGACCGTTCCCGGCCCGTTTATGCGCGCCTCTTAACGAGGCGGGCGACATTTTAGGCTCCAACGTCAAAGTGTCTAGCGTTATCCGGAGATTGTCGGACAATTTTCCCGCGTAGGCCCTGTGTGATATTTGGCCTTTAGTCCGCAAAATAAGGCAATCTGGCGCAAGGGTTTGCTGCCCGTGCTCCACCGCGCAGAACCGGGGCACGGCGCGCCGACGCTCGATTTTGTTGAAGCCGCCCGCGTATTGGGCAATCCTGCCGCCATGACCAGGTTGTCCGATGTGCTGCAGTTGCGCGTCCGCTACAGTGAGACGGACCAGATGGGGACCTTTTACAACTCGCGCGCGCTGGAGTGGTTTGAGTGCGGCCGCACCGAGTTGATGCGCCGCCGGTTGGGGATGTCCTACGCCGCGCTGGAGGCGCGCGGAATCTTCCTGCCGCTGGTCGAAGCGCACCTGGAATTCCGCGGGGGAGCGCGCTACGACGACCTGCTGGAGATTGCTTCCCAAGTCGAAGTATCGGGACGTGCCAGGCTGCGGTTTGAGGTCCGGATCCAGCAATGCGAGACCCGCAAATTGGTCGTCTGCGGCTACACCGTTCATGCCTTCACCGACCGCCAGGGGAAGCCTATTCGCCCGCCGCTGTGGTTCCTCGAACTGCTGACCCGGGCCGCGAACGTCCCGGCCAGGTGAACGGACAACTAATGATTTGCCTCCCGCCCGCCTCGCTGCTTAGAGTTGCGCAGTTGCCAGAGGCTCGACTTTTATGAGCAAACACTCGAAGAAATCAAACAGAAGCTTCCACCCGCTCAGCGCGCCAGATTACCTCCCGCTGCCGCAGTTGCGCGAGCTGCAACTCCAACGGCTCAAGCGCATCGTCACGCGCGCTTATGACCATGTCGCGCTATTCCGCAAGCGCATGGACGAGCGCGGTTTGACCCCCGAAGACCTGCAGAAGCTCGACGACCTCAGTGAACTGCCGTTTACGGAGAAGACCGACCTGCGCGACACCTACCCCTTCGGCCTGTTCGCCAGCCCGATGAACGAGATTGTCCGACTGCACGTCTCCAGCGGCACGACTGGCAAGCCCACTGTCGTGGCCTACACGCGGGAGGATGTTCAAGTCTGGACCAACGTCATGCTGCGCAGCCTGGCCGCCTGCGGGCTGCATGAAGGCGATATCATCCAGAACGCGTACGGCTACGGCCTGTTCACCGGCGGACTGGGCGCGCATTACGGCGCCGAGGCGCTCGGCGCGACAGTCATCCCCATTTCCGGGGGCAACACCCCGCGTCAGTTGATGGTGATGAAGGACTTTGGGGTCACGGCCATCTGCTGCACGCCCAGCTATTTCCTCCACCTGATTGACCAGGCCCCGGAGGTCGGGGTGGACATCCGGGACCTGCGGCTGCGGGTGGGCGTCTTCGGCGCCGAGCCGTGGACCGAGTCCATGCGCCGCCGTATCGAAGCGGACAGTGGCATCAAAGCCTACGACATCTATGGCCTCTCCGAGATTGTCGGCCCGGGCGTCGCGATGGAATGCCAGTGTCAGGCAGGGCCGCACATCTTCGAGGATTACTTCTATCCCGAGACCATTAACCTCAAGACGGGCAAACCCTGCGAAGACGGCCAGGAAGGCGAGCTCGTCCTGACGACCCTCGGCAAGCAGGCGATGCCGATGATCCGCTACCGCACCCGCGACATTACGTCGCTGGCTTCCGAGACCTGCGAGTGCGGCCGCACGCTGCGCCGCATCAAGCGCATCGGGCGCCGCGCCGACGATATGTTCATCATCCGCGGCATCAATGTCTTTCCGTCGCAGGTCGAGACCGCCCTGCTCGCGGTGGAAGGGGCGCTGCCGCACTACCAGATCGTCCTGACGCGCGAGAAAGACCTGGACGTTATGGAAGTGCAGGTTGAGGTCACGCCGGAAGTGTTCAACGACACCGTCGGCGCGCTGGAGGCGCTGCAGAGCAAGCTCAGCAAGTCCATTGACACCATCGTGGGCGTTCGCGCCAAGGTGCGCCTGGTCCAGCCCCGTACCATCGCGCGGAGCGAGGGCAAGGCCAAACGCGTGATTGACCAGCGCAAGATGTAACCCGAGGAGAATCAGCCATGAAAGTCAAACAGCTCTCACTATTCCTGGAAAACAAACCCGGCGCGCTCAGCCGGCCCGTCAAGCTGCTCGCCAAAGCGAAGTTTAACATCCTGACGCTCTCCATCGCTGACACCGAGCAGTTCGGCATCTTGCGCATCGTCGTGCGCGACTGGCAAGCGGCCCGGCGCGTGCTGACCGAGGCGGGCTTCGTCGTCAAGGTCTCCGACATGGTCGCCGCGGAAGTGGCCGACAAACCCGGCGGGCTGGCGAAAGTCCTGGTAGCGGTGGAGAAGGCGCGCGTTAACCTGGAGTACATGTACGGCTTCACGCTTAAAGCCGAAGGCACCGGCGTGCTGGCGTTCCGGTTCCGCGAGCCGGATCGTGCCATTGCCGCCCTGCGTAAAGCGGGCGTTCGCCTGCTCCGCAGCGCGGACTTGTTCCAACGGTTGGAGGAGTGAGCGGCGCCGCGGCGCGGTTTCGCTCGCTCCGTCCGACGCCCAGGCTCCTCAGCCCGGGATCTTCTCCGATTTCCGATACGCCATGCCCTGGAAGAGCGCGACCAGTTCGCCCGCGTCGTCCTTCACTTCCACCGTGTAGGAGCCCAGCTTGAAGTTGCGGGAGATTTCCCTTGCGTCGGCCCACAGGGTGCCGGTCTGGCCGGCTTTCATGAACGTGATGCTTACGTTGATGGCCACGGCGACCGTGCCGTGTGAATTCGACGCGGCGGCAAACGCAAAATCGGCCAGCGTGAAAATGGCGCCGCCTTGCACCGTGCCATAACCATTCAAATGGTGCGGATGCAGCGTCATCTTGGCCCGGGCGTATCCGGGCGACACCGCCAGCAGTTCGATGCTGCAGCGATCGGCAAACCGGTCGTTCTGGAAGAAGCGTTGGAGGCTGGCGAACGCGTCACCGTGGGCAGCCGTGTGGGGCCGGGTTTCTTTGCTCATATCGCCTCGCTCACCTGCTCGCCGCCTTGCGCCCGAGGAGAAAGGCCTGCCGATTGCCTTCGAAGTAAGTTTCCGCAAAGCCTGCGCGCAAGGCGGCTAGCCATTGTTCCTCGGTCATCGGCAGGTGCGCGCTCAACGCGCCCAGCAGCGCCACGTTCAGCGTCTTCTTGTTGGGTAACTGGTCCACGCTCACGGCATCGGGCGCGATCAGCACTCCGTCCGGGCGCAGCATGTGCTTCTGCGGCTCCAGTTGCGTCGGTTCAAGCACCAGCAGGAAGTCTGCCTCCCCGGCCGACACCATCGGGCTGAAAACCCGCCCGCCGAACCGTACATCGCCCGTCACCGAGCCCCCGCGCTGGCTCATGCCCTTGATCTCGCTCTTCTTGACGTCATACCCGGCGCGCAGCGCCACATCGGCCAGGATATCGGTGCCCTTCAGAACGCCCTGGCCGCCGATGCCGGCCACGACGATGTTGGTGACTTTGTTCATGGAAGCGTAACGCGTATTTACGTCTGGCACGGAGCAGCCGTCCGGGCGGAGTCGCATTCGCAGCGCTGCTCCTCGTATTGCTTGAGTTGCTTGGCGATCAGGATGCATGGCCGCCGGGCAATAATCACTGCCAGTTCGCCGCTCGCCAGGCAGTCCGTCAGCAGGCGGTCAAATTCACCTGTGCCAAACCGTGGCTCGATCACATGCACCCGCCGGATGCCGAGCGAGCGGGCCAGGTCCTCCAGCACGACTTTGCCGGTGGGCTCGTGGCCCAGCGTGCGGCCCGTGCCGGGATGCTCCTGGTGCCCGGTCATCGCGGTAGTGGAATTGTCCAGAATGATCAACACATGCCCGTTGGGCGGCGGGTTATACACCATCTCCACCAACCCGCTGATGCCGCTGTGCACGAATGTGCTGTCGCCGATCACGCTTACCACGCGCCGCGCCTGGTCGGGCGGCAGCACGTGGCGCAAACCCAGCCCGACTCCCAGGCTCGCCCCCATGCATACGCACGAGTCAATCGCCTCGAATGGCTGGAGCACGCCCAGCGTGTAGCACCCGATGTCGCCTGCCACGATGCAGTCGTGCTTGCGCAGGGCCTCAAAGACAATGCGGTATTGGCAGGCGTCGCACAGTTGCGGCGGTTTGCCCGGCGGCGGGGCCGGCTCCGGACTGAGGTCGTTGTTGAGGATGCGCCGCACCCGGGGCACGTTCAGCTCGCCGAAACGGTACATGTCTGCCTTGCCCTCCACCGGAACCCCCGCTCCGCGGATCGCCTCAACGAGATACGGGTCGCCTTCCTCGACCACCAGGCAGCGTCCGACGCCTTTGGCGAACTGCGCGATCTGCTTGAGCGGCAGGGGATGAGTAAAACCCAGCTTGAGGACGCGGGCGTCGGGAGCGGCTTCCCGGACGTGCATGAACGAGATACCCGAGGTGATGATGCCCAGCCCCGAGCCGCCCTCCACCACGCGGTTCAATCCACACGTCTCGTTCCACTCCTGCATGTCGGCCAGCTTCTGCCGCAGCCGCCGATGCGCGGGGCGGGCGTAAGCCGGGATCATCACCCGCCCACGGATGTCCCGCTCGTAGTTGGCCAACCGGGGTGCTCCAGCCTGCGGACGAGGCTGCACCACCGTGTAGCTGTGGCACACGCGCGTGGTCACCCGGAACAGCACGGGAAGCTTCCAACGTTCCGAAATCTCGATTGCCGCGAACAGGAAGTCATACACCTCCTGCGAGTCGGAGGGCTCCAGCATCGGCAGGCCCGAGGCGACCGCATAGCGCCGGTTGTCCTGCTCGTTTTGGCTCGAGGCCATGCCCGGGTCATCGGCCGAGACAACGATCAATGCCCCTGTCACGCCGGTGTAGGCAGCCGTGAACAGCGGGTCCGACGCCACGTTCAGGCCCACGTGCTTCATCGTGCACAGCGCCCGCGCTCCGCCGAATGCGGCCCCGATGGCCACTTCCAAAGCCACTTTCTCGTTGGGCGACCATTGGGCATGCCCGCCCAGCTCGTGGAACGACTCGAGGATCTCCGTGGACGGTGTGCCCGGGTAGCCGGCCCCGAGCGCCACGCCCGCGTGCCGCGCCGCGAGCGCGAGGGCCTCGTCGCCGCTTAACAGAAGTCGGTTTGATTCATTCATTCGATGTTATCCGCGCGAGCTTAATACCTCATTCTTCGATCAAGGGACAACACTTTCCGCGCCTATTTACGGGCTGGACATCGCTGCCGCGAGGAGTATAAACACCCCTCACCAAAATGTTTTGGGATCAAGAAACTGAAACACTGGCTCGGCCAACCCTCGAACAACTGCAGCTCAAGCACCTGCGGGACACTCTCGGGCGCGTCGCGCAACGCGTGCCTCTCTACCGCCAACGATTTGCGGAGCTGGGCATCACCCCCGAAGCTATCAAATCGCTGGCCGACGTCCGGCGGCTGCCCTTTACCACCGGTGACGATCTGCGCGCCATCTACCCCGAGGGCATGTTGGCCGTGGACCGCGACGAGCCGGTGCGCTTGCACACCTCCAGCGGCACCACCGGCAAGCCCAAGGCGATCTTCTTCTCGCGCCAGGACGTGGACAACGCCGCCGAGCTCATTGCCCGCTCGCTGGTCTCGACCGGGATCACCCGGAAGGACGTGCTCCAGAATATGATGAGCTACGGTCTGTTCACCGGCGGGTTGGTAATGCACTACGGCGCCGAGAAGGTCGGCTGCATGGTCATTCCCGCCGGCCCGGGCACCTCCGAGCGCCAGTTGATGCTGATGCAGGATTTCCGGACCACCGCCGTCCACATCCTCCCCAGTTACGCGCTCTACTTCGCCAGCTTTCTCGAACAAAAGGGCATTGACCCGCGCAAGGACCTGACGCTGCGCAAGGCCTTCGTCGGCGCGGAACCGCACACCGAGGAAACCCGCCGCCGCATCGAGCAGGCCTTCAACTGCAACGTCTATAACTCCTACGGCCTGACCGAGATGAACGGCCCTGGCATCGCGTTCGAGTGCGAATGCAGAGCCGGGATGCACCTGTGGGAAGACCACTTCATACTGGAAATCATCAACCCGGCCACCGGCGAACCCCTGCCGGACGGGCAGACCGGAGAGTTGGTCCTTACCAGTCTCCGGCGCCAGGCCATGCCCATCCTGCGCTATCGCACCCGGGACATCACCTCCGTCATACCCGAGCCCTGCGAATGCGGGCGAACCCATCGCCGCCTGGCGCGCTTCACGGGCCGCTCGGACGACATGCTCATCATTCGCGGCGTGAACATCTTCCCGCAGCAGATCGAGCGGGTGCTGATGTCCTTCCCGCAGGTGGGACGCAACTACGTCATAGTCATCGAGGGCCTGGACGACATGACCATCAGAGTTGAGCTGTCGGCCACCGCCTTCGACGGGCAGGTCGAGCACCTGGCGGCGCTGCAGCGCCAACTGGTGGAGAAGATCAGAGCTGAGACCTGGGTCAGACCCAAGGTGGAGCTGCTTCCCGCCGGCACACTGCCCATCGCCGAGGGCAAAGCCAAACGTGTCATTGACAAACGTTCCCTTTAGTCGCGCATCGAGCATTGATCCAACATTCCAACGCCCCCCTCCTTATGAGCGCCGTAAACCTGGTAGCCGTATTCGTTGAAAACAAGCCGGGCCAGACTGCCCGCATTACGCGGATGCTTGCTGACGCGGGCGTCAACCTGAGCTGGCTCACCGTCGCCAACAGCGGCAGCTTCGGTGTGATGAAATTTCTGGTGGACCAGCGCGACCTGGCCGTCCGCACGCTCAAGGAGAAGGGCGTGATGGTCTCGCTGCTCGAAGTGCTGGCCGTCGAAGTCCCCAACCAGCCGGGTTCCCTGCAGGCGGTGGCTGATTTGCTGGGCCGCAGCAACATCAACCTCGAAAACTGCTCCGGTTTCGTTGCCAACAACCGCGCCATCCTGATTATTGAAGTCCCGGCCCTCTCCCAGGCCTGCCCCATCCTGGAACAAAAGGGCTTCCGTCTCCTCACCCAGGAAGAGATGCTGCGGCTCTGACCTCGCGCGGTACCCGGCTGAGCGGAGCGGCAAGACCTTCCGGGATGAACAACCGGCCGGGAAACGCGAGCGCCCTTGGCCGCCTTTTGAAATGGCGCGCACTTCTGCAAGCAGGCGCCAGTACAACAAAAAAGCCGGAATTCGATTCCGGCCTTCTTGCCACATTCTACACCGAGAACAACCTTAAATCTTACCTTGATGCGGCGCCGCAGATTTACGCCTGTCAGTTACACACGGTCTGACTACTGCGCTTTTGCATCACTGACGCTACCACCATACCAGATTCCCCATTCCCGTCATGTCACCAGTTGTGGGGACAGGCCCGGTCCCCAGCCTGGCAGTGCTGAAATGTGCTGGAGGGAGTTCCGCTTGCGGGAGGTTACGCTTTGGGGTTAACTCCTGCCCAATGGCGAAAGTTCTGCTGGTTGATGATGACTTGACCATGGTGCAGATGGTCAGCGAGTTGCTCCGACAGGAAGGGCACGAGGTTTTCCCTTTCTCGAATGGCAGCACCGCGCTGGCCGGGCTCACGGCGCATACGCCCGACGTGGTGATTACGGACCTTTACTTCGACAAAACGCGGGCGCATGGGCTGGAGGTG
Encoded here:
- a CDS encoding indolepyruvate oxidoreductase subunit beta is translated as MNKVTNIVVAGIGGQGVLKGTDILADVALRAGYDVKKSEIKGMSQRGGSVTGDVRFGGRVFSPMVSAGEADFLLVLEPTQLEPQKHMLRPDGVLIAPDAVSVDQLPNKKTLNVALLGALSAHLPMTEEQWLAALRAGFAETYFEGNRQAFLLGRKAASR
- a CDS encoding acetolactate synthase, with protein sequence MSAVNLVAVFVENKPGQTARITRMLADAGVNLSWLTVANSGSFGVMKFLVDQRDLAVRTLKEKGVMVSLLEVLAVEVPNQPGSLQAVADLLGRSNINLENCSGFVANNRAILIIEVPALSQACPILEQKGFRLLTQEEMLRL
- a CDS encoding thioesterase family protein, which translates into the protein MLHRAEPGHGAPTLDFVEAARVLGNPAAMTRLSDVLQLRVRYSETDQMGTFYNSRALEWFECGRTELMRRRLGMSYAALEARGIFLPLVEAHLEFRGGARYDDLLEIASQVEVSGRARLRFEVRIQQCETRKLVVCGYTVHAFTDRQGKPIRPPLWFLELLTRAANVPAR
- a CDS encoding hotdog fold thioesterase, which gives rise to MSKETRPHTAAHGDAFASLQRFFQNDRFADRCSIELLAVSPGYARAKMTLHPHHLNGYGTVQGGAIFTLADFAFAAASNSHGTVAVAINVSITFMKAGQTGTLWADAREISRNFKLGSYTVEVKDDAGELVALFQGMAYRKSEKIPG
- a CDS encoding amino acid-binding protein gives rise to the protein MKVKQLSLFLENKPGALSRPVKLLAKAKFNILTLSIADTEQFGILRIVVRDWQAARRVLTEAGFVVKVSDMVAAEVADKPGGLAKVLVAVEKARVNLEYMYGFTLKAEGTGVLAFRFREPDRAIAALRKAGVRLLRSADLFQRLEE
- a CDS encoding DUF4190 domain-containing protein is translated as MYKIIGSDGKEYGPISLEQMRRWIAEGRVNAQTRVQEAGAAEWKQAADFSELGLTSGAGAAPPTLPAGQAPSQQSGLAITSFVLGLLSLVCFGFLAGIPAIICGHLARGRAQRLPGQYGGAGFALAGLIMGYVSLLATLVILPAMLLPALSRAKDKAQRIDCTNNMKQIGFAFRMWAIDHDDSFPFNVSTNQGGTLELCRPGSDGFDQNAAFHFQVMSKELSTPKILVCPADRKKPAPDFERLQLGNVSYQVQTGTNVNDAHPQMVLAVCPIHRNVALCDGSVQGFTKSRWDAMGKGARSP
- a CDS encoding alginate export family protein — protein: MKTKTQVLTIVFLGATLGVASAQTTQATAKAPESAPPTLSSTEQAIHDIKNPTSWLNWGGDFRVRNEYFDNLLTLSRNNPLHEQDYFRFRARLWATVTPLEDLSFSARLAAEPREWMKPAGYTPMSGRQGLDMREGIIDNLWVQYANIAGLPATIKVGRQDVIPGRDSLAGDGWLLSDGTPSDGSWTYYFDAARFKYELKEQKTTIEAMGIVQDPKDDAWLPTINNQNLNQGDQREQGAILQVANSSIKAANMALYFIYKNDDRVTLHYPTVGDDADIYTMGGRIHGMLDDHWQYWLEGAYQIGRKSDTRINFPAPTSSYRDLLAYGFNSKVSYLFKDKMQNRLDLSFEALSGDDPDTKRDEMFDSLWGRWPRWSEIGLYSTAAEARIGQQANLYRVGPTWTVYPVKNLRFSTSYYALFSDRNVATRGAPLFNNDNNFRGHFVSGMLEYTFSRHMKGHLWSEFLFPGDFYISQKMMSFLRAEVMFTF
- a CDS encoding thiamine pyrophosphate-dependent enzyme yields the protein MNESNRLLLSGDEALALAARHAGVALGAGYPGTPSTEILESFHELGGHAQWSPNEKVALEVAIGAAFGGARALCTMKHVGLNVASDPLFTAAYTGVTGALIVVSADDPGMASSQNEQDNRRYAVASGLPMLEPSDSQEVYDFLFAAIEISERWKLPVLFRVTTRVCHSYTVVQPRPQAGAPRLANYERDIRGRVMIPAYARPAHRRLRQKLADMQEWNETCGLNRVVEGGSGLGIITSGISFMHVREAAPDARVLKLGFTHPLPLKQIAQFAKGVGRCLVVEEGDPYLVEAIRGAGVPVEGKADMYRFGELNVPRVRRILNNDLSPEPAPPPGKPPQLCDACQYRIVFEALRKHDCIVAGDIGCYTLGVLQPFEAIDSCVCMGASLGVGLGLRHVLPPDQARRVVSVIGDSTFVHSGISGLVEMVYNPPPNGHVLIILDNSTTAMTGHQEHPGTGRTLGHEPTGKVVLEDLARSLGIRRVHVIEPRFGTGEFDRLLTDCLASGELAVIIARRPCILIAKQLKQYEEQRCECDSARTAAPCQT
- a CDS encoding phenylacetate--CoA ligase translates to MFWDQETETLARPTLEQLQLKHLRDTLGRVAQRVPLYRQRFAELGITPEAIKSLADVRRLPFTTGDDLRAIYPEGMLAVDRDEPVRLHTSSGTTGKPKAIFFSRQDVDNAAELIARSLVSTGITRKDVLQNMMSYGLFTGGLVMHYGAEKVGCMVIPAGPGTSERQLMLMQDFRTTAVHILPSYALYFASFLEQKGIDPRKDLTLRKAFVGAEPHTEETRRRIEQAFNCNVYNSYGLTEMNGPGIAFECECRAGMHLWEDHFILEIINPATGEPLPDGQTGELVLTSLRRQAMPILRYRTRDITSVIPEPCECGRTHRRLARFTGRSDDMLIIRGVNIFPQQIERVLMSFPQVGRNYVIVIEGLDDMTIRVELSATAFDGQVEHLAALQRQLVEKIRAETWVRPKVELLPAGTLPIAEGKAKRVIDKRSL
- a CDS encoding phenylacetate--CoA ligase — its product is MSKHSKKSNRSFHPLSAPDYLPLPQLRELQLQRLKRIVTRAYDHVALFRKRMDERGLTPEDLQKLDDLSELPFTEKTDLRDTYPFGLFASPMNEIVRLHVSSGTTGKPTVVAYTREDVQVWTNVMLRSLAACGLHEGDIIQNAYGYGLFTGGLGAHYGAEALGATVIPISGGNTPRQLMVMKDFGVTAICCTPSYFLHLIDQAPEVGVDIRDLRLRVGVFGAEPWTESMRRRIEADSGIKAYDIYGLSEIVGPGVAMECQCQAGPHIFEDYFYPETINLKTGKPCEDGQEGELVLTTLGKQAMPMIRYRTRDITSLASETCECGRTLRRIKRIGRRADDMFIIRGINVFPSQVETALLAVEGALPHYQIVLTREKDLDVMEVQVEVTPEVFNDTVGALEALQSKLSKSIDTIVGVRAKVRLVQPRTIARSEGKAKRVIDQRKM